A stretch of Enterobacter cloacae complex sp. ECNIH7 DNA encodes these proteins:
- the flgH gene encoding flagellar basal body L-ring protein FlgH produces MQKNAAFRYPILTVLAVTLSGCALIPSKPLVQGATTAQPVPGPAPVVNGSIFQTAQPINYGYQPLFEDRRPRNVGDTLTIVLQENVSASKSSSANASRDGKTNFGFDTVPRYLQGLFGNARADVEASGGNTFNGKGGANASNTFSGTLTVTVDQVLVNGNLHVVGEKQIAINQGTEFIRFSGVVNPRTISGTNTVPSTQVADARIEYVGNGYINEAQNMGWLQRFFLNLSPM; encoded by the coding sequence ATGCAAAAAAACGCGGCGTTTCGTTATCCGATACTGACTGTTCTGGCTGTCACCCTCAGCGGGTGTGCTTTGATCCCGTCTAAACCATTGGTCCAGGGTGCGACGACTGCCCAACCCGTTCCCGGCCCTGCGCCAGTGGTCAACGGCTCCATTTTCCAGACCGCGCAGCCGATTAATTACGGCTATCAGCCGCTGTTTGAAGATCGCCGCCCGCGTAACGTCGGCGATACATTGACCATTGTGCTGCAGGAAAACGTCAGCGCGAGCAAGAGCTCGTCGGCGAACGCCAGCCGCGATGGCAAAACGAATTTTGGCTTCGATACCGTCCCGCGCTACCTGCAGGGACTGTTCGGCAACGCGCGAGCAGATGTCGAGGCCTCTGGCGGCAATACCTTTAACGGTAAAGGTGGCGCGAACGCCAGCAACACCTTCAGCGGTACGCTGACGGTCACGGTTGACCAGGTTCTGGTTAACGGCAACTTGCACGTTGTGGGTGAAAAACAGATCGCCATCAACCAGGGCACTGAATTCATTCGCTTCTCGGGCGTGGTTAACCCTCGCACCATCAGCGGCACCAACACCGTTCCGTCTACCCAGGTGGCGGATGCGCGCATTGAGTACGTCGGTAACGGCTATATCAATGAAGCCCAAAATATGGGTTGGCTGCAGCGCTTCTTCCTTAATTTATCGCCGATGTAA
- the flgC gene encoding flagellar basal body rod protein FlgC: MALLNIFDIAGSALTAQSKRLNVAASNLANADSVTGPDGQPYRAKQVVFQVDAAPGAATGGVKVSDVVESQAPDRLVYEPGNPLADASGYVKMPNVDVVGEMVNSMSASRSYQANVEVLNTVKSMMLKTLTLGQ; encoded by the coding sequence ATGGCCTTGTTGAATATTTTTGATATTGCCGGTTCGGCGTTAACCGCGCAGTCCAAACGCCTGAACGTGGCTGCCAGTAACCTGGCGAACGCCGACAGCGTAACCGGACCAGACGGCCAGCCTTATCGTGCCAAACAGGTTGTCTTTCAGGTCGATGCTGCGCCGGGCGCGGCGACGGGCGGCGTGAAGGTGTCTGATGTGGTAGAGAGCCAGGCGCCGGACAGGCTGGTGTATGAGCCGGGTAACCCGCTCGCGGATGCCAGCGGATACGTGAAAATGCCAAACGTGGATGTGGTAGGTGAGATGGTGAACTCCATGTCGGCTTCCCGTAGCTACCAGGCCAACGTCGAAGTGCTTAATACCGTGAAGAGCATGATGCTCAAAACGCTCACTCTCGGCCAGTAA
- the flgB gene encoding flagellar basal body rod protein FlgB translates to MLDKLDAALRFQQEALNLRAQRQEILAANIANADTPGFQARDIDFSSELKKVMERGRAEGTGVALAMTSSRHIPAQAMTAPATDLLYRIPDQPSLDGNTVDMDRERTQFADNSLKYQAGLTVLGGQIKGMMNVLQGGN, encoded by the coding sequence ATGCTCGATAAACTCGACGCCGCGTTACGTTTTCAGCAGGAAGCGCTCAATTTACGCGCCCAGCGGCAGGAGATTTTAGCCGCCAACATCGCTAACGCCGATACCCCAGGGTTTCAGGCGCGCGATATTGATTTTTCCAGTGAACTCAAAAAGGTGATGGAGCGTGGACGTGCCGAAGGAACGGGTGTTGCACTTGCCATGACATCCTCTCGCCATATTCCTGCTCAGGCGATGACCGCGCCAGCGACCGATTTACTTTATCGCATTCCCGATCAGCCCTCACTCGACGGTAACACCGTGGATATGGACCGGGAGCGTACGCAGTTTGCCGATAACAGCCTGAAATACCAGGCGGGCCTGACCGTACTCGGCGGACAAATCAAAGGCATGATGAACGTCCTGCAGGGGGGGAACTGA
- the flgK gene encoding flagellar hook-associated protein FlgK: protein MSSLINSAMSGLSAAQSALNTVSNNISSYNVAGYTRQTTVLGASNSTLTGGGWVGNGVYVSGVQREYDAFITNQLRAAQTQSSGLTTRYQQMSKIDDVLSDTTNSLSTTLQDFFKSLQTLVSNAEDPAARQTVLGKASGLVNQFKTNDQYLRDQDAQVNTAISSSVSQINNYAAQIANLNDQISRLTGVGAGASPNDLLDQRDQLVTELNKIVGVEVSVQDSGTFNISLGNGYSLVQGSKASQLAAVKSSADPARTTIAYVDDVAGNIEIPEKFITTGSLGGLLTFRTEDLDKARNSLNQMALAFADAMNTQHEAGFDANGDAGGKLFNFGSPAVLSNSKNGGSAVVTASVADSKQVQATDYKLQFNGTDWTVTRSSDKTSFTMSPDASGNLSFDGLNVNVSGTANTKDSFTVKPVSNVIMNMDLAIGDESKLAMASVQNGGESDNRNGQKLLDLQNGKVVGGNKTFNDAYASLVSTVGSSTASLKVSSQTKANVETQLIKQQQTISGVNLDEEYGNLQRYQQYYLANAQVLQTASTLFDAIINIR from the coding sequence ATGTCCAGTTTGATTAACAGCGCCATGAGTGGCCTCAGTGCCGCGCAGTCGGCACTCAATACCGTCAGTAATAATATTTCAAGCTATAACGTGGCAGGTTACACCCGCCAGACCACGGTGCTGGGCGCATCTAACAGCACGCTGACCGGCGGTGGCTGGGTGGGTAACGGGGTTTATGTCTCCGGTGTCCAGCGTGAGTATGACGCCTTCATCACCAACCAGCTGCGCGCCGCGCAGACGCAGAGCAGCGGTCTGACGACGCGCTATCAGCAGATGTCAAAAATTGACGATGTGCTCTCCGATACCACCAACTCGCTCTCCACCACCCTGCAGGATTTCTTCAAAAGCCTGCAAACCCTGGTGAGCAACGCGGAAGACCCGGCTGCACGTCAGACGGTGCTGGGTAAAGCGAGTGGTCTGGTCAATCAGTTTAAAACCAACGATCAGTATCTCCGTGACCAGGACGCGCAGGTTAATACCGCCATCTCAAGCAGCGTGTCTCAGATCAACAACTACGCGGCACAGATTGCGAATCTGAACGATCAGATCTCCCGTCTGACCGGCGTTGGCGCGGGCGCGTCACCTAACGATCTTCTGGACCAGCGCGATCAGCTCGTGACTGAACTGAACAAAATCGTGGGCGTGGAAGTCTCCGTGCAGGATAGCGGCACGTTTAATATCTCTCTCGGTAACGGTTACAGCCTGGTACAGGGCAGCAAAGCCAGCCAGCTGGCGGCCGTGAAGTCCAGCGCCGATCCGGCTCGTACCACTATCGCCTACGTCGATGACGTGGCGGGCAATATTGAGATCCCGGAGAAATTTATCACCACCGGTTCTTTAGGCGGTTTACTGACCTTCCGCACGGAAGATCTGGATAAAGCCCGTAACAGCCTGAACCAGATGGCGCTGGCCTTTGCCGACGCGATGAACACGCAGCATGAAGCCGGTTTTGATGCGAACGGTGATGCGGGCGGTAAGCTGTTCAACTTTGGTTCTCCGGCGGTCCTGTCCAACAGCAAGAACGGCGGTTCGGCCGTTGTTACGGCGTCTGTGGCGGACAGCAAACAGGTCCAGGCGACAGACTATAAGCTGCAGTTTAACGGCACTGACTGGACGGTCACCCGCTCGTCAGACAAAACCAGCTTTACGATGAGCCCGGATGCCAGCGGCAATCTGTCTTTTGATGGCCTTAACGTCAACGTGAGCGGCACGGCAAATACCAAAGACAGCTTTACCGTGAAGCCTGTTTCCAACGTCATCATGAACATGGATCTCGCGATCGGCGACGAGTCTAAACTGGCGATGGCATCTGTGCAGAACGGCGGCGAAAGTGACAACCGTAACGGCCAGAAACTGCTCGATCTGCAAAACGGCAAAGTGGTGGGTGGAAATAAAACCTTCAACGATGCGTATGCCTCTCTCGTCAGTACCGTCGGTAGCTCAACGGCGTCACTGAAGGTGAGCAGCCAGACGAAAGCCAACGTGGAAACGCAGTTAATCAAGCAGCAGCAGACCATCTCTGGGGTAAACCTCGACGAAGAGTATGGCAATTTGCAGCGTTATCAGCAGTATTACCTGGCCAATGCCCAGGTTCTACAAACTGCCAGTACGCTCTTCGATGCAATTATCAACATTCGTTAA
- a CDS encoding flagellar basal body P-ring protein FlgI: protein MFKSIFAVALALVTTFAQADRIRDLTSVQGVRENSLIGYGLVVGLDGTGDQTTQTPFTTQSLNNMLSQLGITVPAGTNMQLKNVAAVMVTASYPAFARQGQTIDVVVSSMGNAKSLRGGTLLMTPLKGVDSQVYALAQGNILVGGAGASAGGSSVQVNQLNGGRITNGAIIERELPTQFGAGNTINLQLNNEDFTMAQQIADTINRSRGYGNATALDARTVQIRTSTGSSNQVRMLADIQNMEVNVPVQDAKVIINSRTGSVVMNREVSLDSCAVAQGNLSVTVNRSANVSQPNTPFGGGQTVVTPQTQIDMRQSGGSLQSVRSSANLNSVVRALNALGATPMDLMSILQSMQSAGCLRAKLEII, encoded by the coding sequence ATGTTTAAATCGATCTTCGCCGTGGCGCTCGCGCTGGTGACAACATTTGCCCAGGCTGACCGTATTCGCGATCTCACCAGCGTTCAGGGTGTGCGTGAAAACTCTCTGATTGGCTACGGCCTGGTGGTTGGTCTGGATGGTACCGGTGACCAGACGACCCAGACGCCGTTCACCACCCAAAGCCTGAACAACATGCTTTCCCAACTCGGCATTACCGTGCCGGCGGGAACCAACATGCAGCTGAAAAACGTGGCCGCGGTAATGGTCACCGCGTCCTACCCGGCGTTTGCGCGTCAGGGGCAGACCATTGATGTGGTGGTCTCCTCAATGGGTAACGCCAAAAGCCTGCGCGGCGGTACGCTGCTGATGACCCCGCTGAAAGGCGTTGATAGCCAGGTGTATGCGCTGGCGCAGGGGAACATTCTGGTTGGCGGTGCGGGGGCATCCGCAGGCGGAAGCAGCGTGCAGGTGAACCAGCTGAACGGTGGACGTATCACCAACGGTGCAATCATTGAGCGTGAACTGCCGACCCAGTTTGGCGCGGGCAATACCATCAACCTGCAGCTTAATAATGAAGACTTCACGATGGCGCAGCAAATTGCCGATACCATCAACCGCAGCCGCGGCTACGGTAACGCAACGGCACTCGACGCGCGCACCGTGCAGATCCGCACCTCTACCGGCAGCAGCAACCAGGTGCGCATGCTGGCTGATATTCAGAATATGGAAGTTAACGTTCCGGTCCAGGATGCGAAAGTGATCATCAACTCCCGTACCGGCTCGGTGGTGATGAACCGGGAAGTGTCGCTGGACAGCTGTGCCGTGGCGCAGGGTAACCTCTCCGTGACGGTTAACCGCTCCGCGAACGTGAGCCAGCCGAACACGCCATTTGGCGGCGGTCAGACGGTGGTAACACCGCAAACGCAGATTGATATGCGCCAGAGCGGTGGGTCGCTGCAGAGCGTTCGCTCCAGCGCCAACCTGAACAGCGTGGTGCGTGCCCTGAACGCCCTGGGCGCAACGCCGATGGATCTGATGTCCATCCTGCAATCCATGCAAAGCGCGGGCTGCCTGCGCGCCAAACTGGAAATCATCTAA
- the flgG gene encoding flagellar basal-body rod protein FlgG produces the protein MISSLWIAKTGLDAQQTNMDVIANNLANVSTNGFKRQRAVFEDLLYQTIRQPGAQSSEQTTLPSGLQIGTGVRPVATERLHSQGNLSQTNNSKDVAIKGQGFFQVQLPDGTSAYTRDGSFQVDQNGQLVTAGGFQVQPAITIPANALSITIGRDGVVSVTQQGQAAPVQVGQLNLTTFMNDTGLESIGENLYTETQSSGTPNESTPGLNGAGLLYQGYVETSNVNVAEELVNMIQVQRAYEINSKAVSTTDQMLQKLTQL, from the coding sequence ATGATCAGTTCTTTATGGATCGCGAAAACTGGCCTGGACGCCCAGCAAACCAATATGGACGTGATTGCCAACAACCTGGCAAACGTGAGCACCAATGGTTTCAAGCGTCAGCGTGCCGTTTTCGAAGATTTGCTTTATCAAACCATCCGTCAGCCGGGCGCGCAGTCTTCTGAACAGACGACGCTGCCGTCGGGCCTGCAGATTGGTACCGGCGTTCGCCCGGTGGCTACCGAGCGTCTGCACAGCCAGGGCAACCTGTCTCAGACCAACAACAGTAAAGACGTGGCAATCAAAGGCCAGGGCTTCTTCCAGGTGCAGCTGCCTGACGGGACCTCTGCCTATACCCGCGACGGTTCGTTCCAGGTCGATCAGAACGGCCAGCTGGTGACGGCGGGCGGTTTCCAGGTTCAGCCTGCGATTACCATCCCGGCGAACGCCCTGAGCATCACCATCGGACGCGACGGTGTGGTCAGCGTGACCCAGCAGGGACAGGCCGCGCCGGTTCAGGTTGGGCAGCTTAACCTGACCACCTTCATGAACGATACCGGTCTGGAAAGCATTGGTGAGAACCTCTACACCGAAACGCAATCCTCCGGTACGCCGAATGAGAGCACCCCGGGCCTGAACGGCGCGGGTCTGCTGTACCAGGGTTATGTTGAAACGTCCAACGTGAACGTGGCGGAAGAGCTGGTGAATATGATCCAGGTCCAGCGCGCGTATGAAATTAACAGTAAAGCAGTGTCGACGACCGACCAGATGCTGCAGAAACTGACGCAACTCTAA
- a CDS encoding flagellar basal body rod protein FlgF encodes MDHAIYTAMGAASQTLNQQAVTASNLANASTPGFRAQLNALRAVPVEGLSLPTRTLVTASTPGADMTPGQMDYTSRPLDVALQQDGWLAVQTADGSEGYTRNGNIQVSATGQLTIQGHPVMGEAGPLTVPEGSELTIAADGTISALNPGDPANTVAPVGRLKLVKAEGKEVQRGDDGMFRLTQTAQATRGATLQADPSIRVMSGVLEGSNVKPVAAMSDMIASARRFEMQMKIISSVDENAGKANQLLAMS; translated from the coding sequence ATGGATCACGCAATATATACCGCGATGGGCGCGGCAAGTCAGACGCTCAATCAGCAGGCCGTTACCGCCAGCAACCTGGCAAACGCCTCTACGCCGGGCTTTCGCGCGCAGCTTAACGCGCTGCGCGCGGTGCCGGTTGAAGGGCTGTCCCTGCCGACCCGTACGCTGGTGACGGCATCAACCCCTGGCGCAGATATGACGCCAGGGCAGATGGACTACACCTCGCGCCCGCTGGACGTTGCCCTGCAGCAGGACGGCTGGCTGGCGGTGCAAACTGCCGACGGCAGCGAAGGCTATACCCGTAACGGCAATATCCAGGTGAGCGCGACGGGCCAGCTGACGATTCAGGGTCATCCGGTGATGGGGGAAGCGGGTCCGCTGACCGTTCCGGAAGGCTCTGAGCTGACTATCGCCGCGGACGGCACCATTTCGGCGCTGAACCCGGGCGATCCGGCCAACACCGTTGCACCCGTCGGACGTCTGAAGCTGGTTAAAGCGGAAGGCAAAGAGGTGCAGCGCGGCGACGACGGCATGTTTCGTCTGACCCAGACGGCGCAGGCGACGCGTGGTGCCACATTACAGGCCGATCCGAGCATCCGCGTGATGTCCGGCGTTCTGGAAGGCAGCAACGTCAAGCCGGTAGCCGCCATGAGCGACATGATTGCCAGCGCCCGTCGTTTTGAAATGCAGATGAAGATCATCAGCAGCGTGGATGAAAACGCGGGCAAAGCTAACCAACTTCTGGCTATGAGTTAA
- the flgJ gene encoding flagellar assembly peptidoglycan hydrolase FlgJ: MLTDSKLLTSAAWDAQSLNELKTKAGKDPAANIRPVARQVEGMFVQMMLKSMRETLPKDGMFSSDSTRLYTSMYDQQIAQQMTAGKGLGLADMIVKQTEAAQGIQPQEQTQQVPMKFDLETVTSYQNQALTQMVRKAMPKATGSGDEPLSGDSKDFLAQLSLPARLASEQSGVPHHLILAQAALESGWGQRQIRKENGDPSFNIFGVKATSSWKGPTTEITTTEYENGATVKVKAKFRVYSSYLEALSDYVGLLSRNPRYTAVTQAATAEQGAQALQNAGYATDPNYARKLTSMIQQLKSMGEKVSKAYSTDIENLF; this comes from the coding sequence ATGCTGACCGATAGCAAACTGTTGACCAGTGCAGCCTGGGACGCCCAGTCGCTCAACGAACTGAAAACCAAAGCAGGCAAAGACCCGGCGGCGAACATCCGCCCGGTCGCCCGCCAGGTGGAAGGGATGTTTGTACAGATGATGCTGAAAAGCATGCGCGAAACCCTGCCGAAAGACGGGATGTTCAGCAGTGATTCAACGCGTCTCTACACCAGCATGTATGACCAGCAGATTGCGCAGCAGATGACCGCTGGTAAAGGCCTCGGTCTGGCTGACATGATTGTGAAACAGACCGAAGCCGCGCAGGGCATTCAGCCTCAGGAACAGACGCAGCAGGTGCCGATGAAGTTCGACCTGGAAACGGTGACCAGTTATCAGAACCAGGCTCTGACGCAAATGGTGCGTAAAGCGATGCCAAAAGCCACTGGCAGCGGCGATGAGCCGCTCTCCGGTGACAGCAAAGACTTCCTGGCGCAGCTTTCTCTGCCCGCGCGTCTCGCCAGCGAACAGAGCGGCGTGCCGCATCACCTGATTCTGGCGCAGGCCGCGCTGGAGTCGGGCTGGGGTCAGCGTCAGATCCGCAAGGAAAACGGCGATCCGAGCTTCAACATCTTCGGCGTAAAGGCCACCTCCAGCTGGAAGGGGCCAACAACGGAGATCACGACCACCGAATACGAGAACGGTGCGACGGTGAAGGTCAAAGCAAAATTCCGCGTCTACAGCTCCTATCTGGAAGCATTGTCCGACTACGTTGGCCTGCTGAGCCGAAATCCGCGTTATACCGCCGTTACGCAGGCGGCGACGGCGGAGCAGGGCGCTCAGGCCTTACAAAACGCGGGCTACGCGACTGACCCGAACTATGCACGCAAGCTCACCAGCATGATCCAGCAGCTGAAATCCATGGGCGAGAAGGTCAGCAAAGCCTATAGCACAGATATTGAAAATCTGTTCTGA
- the flgE gene encoding flagellar hook protein FlgE, producing the protein MAFSQAVSGLNAAATNLDVIGNNIANSATYGFKSGSASFADMFAGSKVGLGVKVAGITQDFTDGTTTNTGRGLDVAISQNGFFRMVDSNGSVFYSRNGQFKLDENRTLVNMQGMQLTGYPAAGTPPTVQTGANPQAITIPNTLMAAKSTTTATQQINLNSTDPVQTAPFDATNPDTYNKKGTVTVFDSQGNAHNMYVYYVKTANNKWDLYTQDGSVAGSTAAKAAQMNFDANGNLAGVYNYDAAGVLSATPNATPAINITTGSVSGATGATFSLSFQNSMQQNTGANSVVATNQNGYKPGDLVSYQINDDGTVVGSYSNEQSQVLGQIVLANFANNEGLKSEGDNVWSATQSSGVALLGTAGTGNFGKLTNGALEASNVDMSKELVNMIVAQRNYQSNAQTIKTQDQILNTLVNLR; encoded by the coding sequence ATGGCCTTTTCTCAAGCGGTCAGCGGCCTGAATGCTGCGGCCACCAACCTGGACGTCATTGGCAACAACATCGCCAACTCCGCGACCTATGGTTTTAAATCCGGTTCTGCTTCATTTGCGGACATGTTTGCCGGTTCCAAAGTCGGCCTGGGCGTGAAAGTTGCGGGCATCACTCAGGACTTTACCGACGGCACCACCACCAACACCGGTCGTGGTCTGGACGTTGCGATCAGCCAGAACGGCTTCTTCCGTATGGTCGATTCCAACGGTTCAGTGTTCTACAGCCGTAACGGCCAGTTCAAGCTGGACGAAAACCGTACGCTGGTTAACATGCAGGGCATGCAGCTGACGGGCTACCCGGCAGCCGGAACGCCTCCAACCGTTCAGACCGGTGCGAACCCTCAGGCGATTACTATCCCGAACACCCTGATGGCGGCGAAATCAACCACCACCGCGACGCAGCAGATCAACCTGAACTCAACCGATCCTGTTCAAACTGCCCCGTTCGATGCGACCAACCCGGACACCTACAACAAAAAAGGGACCGTGACCGTATTCGACAGCCAGGGTAACGCCCACAACATGTACGTCTACTACGTGAAGACGGCCAACAATAAATGGGATCTTTACACTCAGGACGGCAGCGTTGCGGGTTCAACAGCGGCAAAAGCGGCGCAGATGAACTTTGATGCGAACGGTAACCTGGCGGGTGTCTACAACTACGACGCTGCGGGTGTACTGAGCGCAACGCCAAACGCCACGCCGGCCATTAACATCACCACGGGTTCTGTCAGCGGTGCGACGGGGGCGACCTTCTCCCTGAGCTTCCAGAACTCCATGCAGCAGAACACCGGTGCAAACAGCGTTGTGGCAACCAATCAGAACGGCTACAAGCCTGGCGACCTGGTGAGCTACCAGATCAACGACGATGGCACCGTGGTGGGAAGCTACTCTAACGAACAGTCTCAGGTTCTGGGGCAGATCGTGCTGGCAAACTTCGCGAACAACGAAGGCCTGAAATCGGAAGGCGACAACGTCTGGTCTGCCACACAGTCCTCCGGCGTGGCGCTGCTGGGTACCGCAGGCACCGGTAACTTCGGCAAGCTGACCAACGGCGCGCTGGAAGCCTCCAACGTGGATATGAGTAAAGAACTGGTGAACATGATCGTCGCACAGCGTAACTATCAGTCGAACGCGCAGACCATCAAAACCCAGGACCAGATCCTCAACACGCTGGTTAACCTGCGTTAA
- the flgD gene encoding flagellar hook assembly protein FlgD: MSIAVNVNDPTNSGVNNTKSTTGSNSLTGSNASDLQGSFLTLLVAQLKNQDPTNPMQNNELTTQLAQISTVSGIEKLNTTLGSVSGQINSAQSLQAASLIGHGVMIPGTTILAGTSTTEGNTTTTTTPFGVELQQAAEKVTATITDSNGTVVRTIDIGELKAGVHTFTWDGSLTDGTKAPNGSYKVAISASNGTTQLVAQPLQFALVQGVIKGSDGNKLDLGTSGSTTLDEVRQII; this comes from the coding sequence ATGTCCATCGCCGTAAATGTGAATGATCCTACGAACTCGGGTGTTAATAACACGAAGAGTACGACGGGTTCTAACTCCCTCACCGGGAGCAATGCCTCCGATCTTCAGGGCAGCTTTCTGACGCTGCTGGTGGCGCAGCTTAAGAACCAGGATCCCACCAACCCAATGCAGAACAACGAACTGACCACGCAGCTTGCGCAGATCAGCACCGTTAGCGGCATTGAGAAACTCAACACCACCCTCGGCTCCGTCTCCGGGCAGATTAACAGCGCCCAGTCTCTGCAGGCGGCAAGCCTGATTGGCCACGGGGTGATGATCCCTGGAACCACGATTCTGGCGGGCACCAGCACCACCGAAGGCAACACCACAACGACCACCACGCCGTTTGGCGTTGAGTTGCAGCAGGCGGCGGAGAAAGTTACCGCCACCATTACCGACAGCAACGGCACGGTCGTGCGCACTATTGATATCGGCGAGCTGAAGGCGGGCGTTCACACCTTTACGTGGGATGGCAGCCTGACCGACGGCACTAAAGCACCAAACGGTTCTTACAAAGTAGCGATCAGCGCCAGCAACGGGACAACCCAGCTGGTGGCGCAGCCGCTGCAGTTCGCGCTGGTCCAGGGCGTGATTAAAGGAAGCGACGGCAACAAACTGGATTTGGGAACCTCTGGTTCCACCACACTCGACGAAGTTCGGCAGATTATCTAA
- the flgL gene encoding flagellar hook-associated protein FlgL, with amino-acid sequence MRISTQMMYEQNMRGITDSQSRWLSYGEQMSTGKRVNRPSDDPIAASQAIVLSQSQSQNSQFALARTFATQKVSLEDNVLTQVNTAISSVREKLVYASNGTLSDDDRLSLATDIQGIRDQLMNLANTTDGNGRFIFAGYKTESAPFDAATGDYNGGAEAITQQVDTARNMTISHTGQQIFESITSNAEQLPGGGYGQTNMFKILDSAIASLKIPIENDPAAATAQSQVIANAQIGIKNSQNNILTVVADVGTKMNELEKLDTLGDDRALGQTKQMSDLVDVDWNEAISSYTMQQAALQASYKAFSDMQGMSLFQLNK; translated from the coding sequence ATGCGTATTAGCACCCAGATGATGTACGAGCAGAACATGCGTGGGATCACCGATTCCCAGAGCAGATGGCTGAGCTACGGTGAGCAGATGTCCACCGGCAAGCGCGTCAATCGTCCTTCGGACGATCCTATCGCCGCGTCGCAGGCCATCGTGCTGTCACAGTCTCAGTCGCAAAACAGCCAGTTCGCGCTCGCGCGTACCTTTGCAACGCAGAAGGTCTCGCTGGAAGATAACGTGTTAACCCAGGTCAACACTGCGATCTCAAGCGTGCGCGAGAAGCTGGTTTACGCCTCAAACGGCACATTAAGCGATGACGACCGTCTTTCTCTGGCGACCGATATTCAGGGGATCCGCGATCAGCTGATGAACCTTGCCAACACGACGGATGGTAATGGCCGCTTTATCTTTGCGGGATACAAAACCGAGAGCGCACCGTTTGATGCCGCGACCGGAGATTACAACGGCGGCGCTGAGGCTATCACGCAGCAGGTTGATACGGCGCGAAATATGACCATCAGCCATACCGGCCAGCAAATTTTCGAAAGCATTACCAGTAATGCGGAACAGCTGCCGGGCGGTGGATATGGCCAGACCAACATGTTCAAAATTCTGGACTCTGCTATTGCCTCGCTGAAGATACCGATTGAGAACGATCCGGCTGCCGCAACGGCGCAAAGCCAGGTGATTGCCAATGCGCAAATCGGCATCAAAAACTCCCAGAACAATATCCTGACGGTCGTTGCGGATGTGGGAACCAAGATGAACGAGCTGGAAAAACTCGATACGCTGGGCGATGACCGCGCGCTGGGTCAGACCAAGCAGATGAGTGACCTGGTTGATGTTGACTGGAACGAAGCGATTTCCTCTTACACCATGCAGCAGGCGGCCCTGCAGGCGTCTTATAAAGCGTTTAGCGATATGCAGGGCATGTCTCTGTTCCAGCTGAACAAATAA